The nucleotide sequence GGATTGaatctaaacatatattcagatTTCAATTTGTAAAAACCATAGAATATCATTCTGACATCGTGTTGGCCTAAGTTAGCAAACTTTGAATACACTGTTTATACACAGTTCTGGAGCTTAACTTGTGGCTTTTTGCTCCGGTTCGTGAAAAGTGAGTCAGACGGCAGTGTAGGCTAAATCAAAGCCGGTCACACCTGCCGCAGCTGTGTATGGCAGGCTTACTGTTGTCACCCTGTCTCTGTGGCATCGGCAGTTGCTAGGCTGAAATGTTGATTCATGCATGTTGATGTACAAAggtttttaatgaaggggaatAATGACCTGTATTTACTGAGAAAACCTGCAGGTTTGACAGGGCTGTTTATAACACCGCGCTGGCCAACGACTGTCGAGTGCATTTGACACCGAGTAGACCAGGATGTGCTGACAACATCTATTTACAAAACAGCTCCAGGACATCGCTTACACAGTGCTAACTGTGTGACGCTGTAGGACCACTAACATTACACTGTACTGGGGTAAATACATGTTTCTAAGGGTTTGGTGTTCAAGAAACAGAGCATTCATTAAGTTATGCTTTATTTAACAAACCTATTAAAAATACAACTAGTCAGTTATGCTTTAAATGAATAGTTGAAGGTCACATTTGCCCTCACCTTTAGGGACATGCACAAAGCACTAAATTCCCACCTTGTGTAAACCAAGATGAATGCAGGCTGATGACAGCGCAACACAGACAGGAGTTCTATGCAGTACTGTTGGCAAGACTCACATGTGCTCTTTAAAGGTTTTCCAAGTACAATAGTAAGAGGCGATAATTTGTCGCAATAGTAATTGAGAAAGACTCTGAGCTTTGGGGCACACTGGtaacacagcaaacaggaaTATGGAGAAAAGTAAAGCCTATGGTCAGGTGAGTATACACACTGTGTTAACGTTACAAGAAAGGCCTCTGCTGGTAGTTAACAGGGTGGGCAAGCTGTGATGAGTGGAAAATATACTATTGATATAATGCTAATTTAGTTTACTATAACATTTCTCACTTTCATCAGAACACACTTGGTTGAGGTTCTTACATACTATAAAGAGATAGTTCAGGGTTTTTAAAGTGATGTTAAAAGGTAAAGCATTTAATAGCATACCTAGATGTTTCTCTGGTTATGTGCATTTAGTATGTGTCCAGACTAGCTAGTCCCAGAGGAAAAACCTAATGGATAGTCTGACAGAGGCCAAGACCAAAGCACATATCTCTGATTTCAGAAACACTAAAGCGGTTTATGTGAATGTAGGGAACGGAACATGTAAAGACCTAATTCATGACTCAAAGTTCACCCTGCAGTCCATTCAACCACGGACCCTATGTGACATAAATTGTATTAACTGTACTTGCACAGTTGGATTTGGTAGGGATTTCCACAGACATCCATGTTCATCCCAGATTTTCCATATTTCATCCCGCACTGACAGCAGTGTTAACAGTTCCTAACAAAATATGGAGTTACACATGCAAATGTCAAAGATAAATACATGTCATATcaaagcagcagaagaaaaacaacaacgcaCGCATGACATGAAAACCTTTTCAAAAGAGATGGAAACAGCAAGAATATTATCATGGTTTAAGGGAAATGCTAATTTATAGATTTTTACACtgccttactttttttttttttactgtcactgaaaataaaataactaattcTCTGCCAGTAGATAGCAGGTGGTTCATTccttcctccttttcctgtgtAAATGACCAAGGTATTCTTGAGAAATAACTGCCCAATGTGTCTGTGTAAATGGTTTAAAGGTTTATAAAATAGTATATTACATAAAATGACTCTACGTTTTTGGAACTGGAGTTGTCTTAAGACAGTAGAAGACCAATTTATGCTGCATTGGAAGTCAGAATTTCTGACCTCCTAGTGGGAACTTTCAACTGATACACCCCCTAAAGTCAGAATTACGAGTCAGAATGTCAGTGCAATAGGACCATATCCAATTTCCCTATTCATTATGGCTGCTACTTGAAGTAACATTACTTGATTTTAggagttatttgttatttatgtaacatttagtcattCATATAGATGCttttcagttttcaaatgacGGGATGTTTATGTGCTGTTTATACGCACAAAATACTGCGTAGAACAGTGTTATTGTCGTGAAGGTTtagcaattttgcaataaaatgtgactttataAATGCATTCTTAGACTTGGGTTGCCTGTATTTGTACGTTAAAAATGGCTTTTGTGCGAGCGGccatgttttttcctactgtccGACAAGAGGGAAACTGGAACGCGAGAGGTCGGAGATGACGTAATCTGCGACTTGCTAGTTTCAAGTTCCAAGGTAAATAGAACGCACTATTAATGTATGCCACAAAGTTTGGGGTGCATCCCCTAGCAGTGGTGCAGAGTCAAGTCAAAAAGGACCTGTCTAAGTAAGTGTTTCACGCAGtataaaagttgtaaaaatgcAGATGTGGACAGAAGGAGATGGAAAGTAGAGTCATGATGACAGTTACCTGCCCTTGAAGTTACCATAATGgttagaaaaaaacagacctGATACTTGTGACACAGAGTTGCTGTGAAGTCTGTTCTTTAGAAGTGTAGGGTTTTTCAACATAACACTGACACTAGTTTCTGTTGGGTCATTTAAAGTAGTTCCACATAACACAGGCTGTTAACTTGAGCCTCCAAGCAGGTAACTGATCTGGATTTGCACTAAGTGAAGACAACAAGAAGGTTTCTTCTTTACAGCTTTTTAACAGAAGTTTCCTAAAACCCagaattatttaattaaactcACACAGCAAAGATGTATCTATAGTAAATGCCTCAAAGCTAACATCTAGAAGACATTAGTTTCTTCAGGCTGACTTACCTGAACCACAGGGTGTCCCCCAGAAAGTGCCTTCACTGCTCCTCGGCTTCCCTCTGTCTCATAATGAGCCCTGTGGTGGGACTTAGGTTGCACCTCAATCTGCAGGTTGTACGGTCCGGAGCAGGATGGCAGCTGCCAGTCAAGGGCTGGCAGAGAAGGGCTGCAAAAACAAGTACAAGTTGGTTGCTAGGAGGTGAAAGTTAGCTAAGATTAGATTGCTGTGCATTTATGCATCTCTTTTGTTCTCTGGTATagttttttattgaatttgccaAGTTTGTACTTGTGAACTTGGATATACTCCACTGTCCTCTAAGCCTGGATCTGAAAATTCCAAGCTTActttaaattagcccaatacGGTCCAATTTGGGGCAATCCAACTGGCTTTATCATCCTCCATTTCTTTATTGTCCTAAATCTAATCAACAGCATTATTACCCTGTCGTCTATATTTCTTTGAGTCAGGGTAATGATTAGTTGtcttttatgttaaaaaatatatatatatatgaaaagcAAATCTGGCCCAGTTTAAGAGCTGTGTGTTTTACATTATGGCATGACAGGTGGAAACAGCTGCAATGAGTTAAGAAAGTGACTGTTTGATGAAAGACGTTTCTGGGCCTCATAAACAAACCTCATACTGACTGGCGTTTAAGCCGTTCCTTAATAGGATTGGATAACATTGAGATTCTACAAAACAAGCCTGTCGGTGAAGAGAGACGACCGAGAAGCACAACCCGTCTTAAGAGTATGGTGTCCCTTTCTCCGAGCTGCAGTTGGCATCCCTCAACATCATTGTTCTCCAGACGGAGAGTCAGAGATTCCCATGTGAACAGCGCAGAGAtatctaaatcaaaacaaacatgtgCAAGACAATATTTCTTGTCGCCGGATGCCTGCTAAACGTAAACCCCTGACCTGAGGGGTGGTTCGACTGAAACCAATCTCTGGCATCTCTGTGTAACTTGCGGGCTGTTTGTTGACCCAAAACAGACTGATTTCCCCCCACAGGGCTTTATCTGCCCAGTCAGTGCATGACATCACATTAACTGCATGGAGAAAAGATGGTCTAATGGCGCGACAGGCCAGCGCAGCGAGCCAGCTGATTAACTCCCAGACCGCTTCCCCTTCAGCCGGGCCTGTCAccgttacttcctgttgctcaCTATCTTAATCAAACACTTGATTTCCAACAGGAAAGTGTGTTATTGGCTTAGAAAGTTGTGTCACAAAGAAGGGAAAGAGAAGAAACACAAAAGCTCACCTTGTGTGTTTGCCTGAATCTGTGTCCCCACGTTATGTTTGTATGCGGGTTGTTATAGCAACAGCTGCCAACACATGCAGAGCAACTCCACTGTGCAAAATATGATTGATGAAATAGTTCTGATCTTCAAAGGGAGCTTGTTTGGAAGTGAGGAGCATGTATCTTTGATTCTCCGCCTTTTGATACGGCCTTTGAAGATAAAACTGAAACAATATTGTCCTCCcagaaaaataagcaaaacttAATATAGATGCAAAGAGACAATAAATGACTCAGGCTGGGTTATGGGTTGTGTGCTCAGTGAAACAGCTGTCTGAGGGCAGAACTTTAAGGTTTAAGGTTGTAAAGTTGTGGGTAGTTCTGCTCCTAAAGAATATTATTTTAGTTATGCATAGTGGGCACTTCGTCTAAAAAGGGGGATAGAGGCTTAAAAATACATTGTCTGTTcacattatttgttttgttttaacctTTTGAAATAGGACTGCAACCCAACTGCTTGTGACAAACCTAACAGATGCTCCTGCCACGAGCTGTGGGTGTTGTGTAGAGGGTGTTCTGTCCTGGGAAGGATTTGTAGATACAGCAATACATATTGTGGGAAATAGGAGTAAGCTACAAATTGTCTATGTGATGTCAGAGACtgagttttgtatttttgtattttaaagcaGATACCAACTTTAACAGCATTAGCAGCTAATACTTAGCCTTTCACTGTAGTCCTTTGGTGCtcataattaatttttattttttattccactCTGTCAACATATCTTATTTTACAGAATACCCCAAATGCTGCCGCACAAACAATTTTAATGTGGTGCTATGTCTTCAGAGTTTATGTAAGAGTTGTAATTCAGGGTGAGTGTGTTATTATTAGTTGACTTCATCCACAACAAAAAACTGCTTTCTTTTATacttaaaacaaaatgtcaagCTTAAAGTACATCTGGGACTTATACTAATAGTTAATCCTTAATTCACAGGATGAAGTAACATAGTGATTAAAGTGGCCCTTTGCTAGACAGATTTTAACGAGAAATATCTTgatattttaatattgtgaCATCTTGTCCCACCAGATCTCGTTACACCCTTAGACACAACTAACTTCCCATTCATAATTCTCTTTAAATAAGAGGAAATAGAAGATCTAGCCAACCTGGTACAGGACTGGATAAATATAGAAAAAGGATGATTTTGAAAATTCGTTATATAATGATACTTGTGCTTTTGACACAGCAGCAGTAACTTACCCAAGGTAAGGCTTAGGTTTAGGCCAGGAGTATGGATGTTGGGGAACATCCAGGAAGCCGCCACAGTAATTCTCCTTCTTCAAGGTAAGACGGGAAGGATAGTCCTCATGTCGAAGATCCCCTTCTGGACCCAGCTCCTCACCTCCGGGTTCCACCTTCAGACTCATGGATGATGAGAGGTCCAGCATGGTCTTCCGTGTCTTGATTGGGATTCCTTCCCCCATGTCTACCACCCCATCAGTGGTGAGAGCATTAATAGCCGCTACAATGGCTGAGTTGGTGTACTGGTTGGTGTTGGCAAGCCAGTTCTCATCTGTGACGCTGACCCTTGGGGAACCGTGTGAAGATGGGGTGGGTGACTGGTTGGGTGAGCATGGTGTCTGATGGTAAGAGGAGCCACTGAAACTGTACTTTCTCTTCCCCATGCCACCACCGTTGCCTCCGCTAACGCCACTGCAGGAAGGGGAATTCGGCCGGGACCCACGAGGTTGCGCTGGCCATCCTTCCTCTGCCATGGCTCCTATTTGTGGGGAGTTGGAGGGCGAATGGTGAGGAGAGGCTGCAGGGCCGATGGCATGTGGACAAGACAGAAGTGAGGACGCCCTGGGCGAAACGCTGGGAGACTGCCAGGGTGAGTTCTGTGGGGAATTGTCGTAGTTGTAAAAGCCAGACTCATAGGATGAAGCCTCTGAGTTGCAGCTGCGAGAGGATATGCTGCTTGCGGGGCTTAGACAGCTGGGGTCACGGTACACATCAACATTCGGCAACGTAAGTGTGACAATGGAGTTCACCCCTCGTTTGATTATGTGCTCTTCCCTACTGCTGGCTTCTACTTCATCCTCTGGGTATTGGCTATAGGCAGTGATCTCTATGCGAGGGCTTTCTAGAGCTGGAGCTCCATTGCGTCTTAAGCCTTGAGGCAGGTAGTAACCTGACGCTGCATGGTTGTCGTTTTGTGCGATGTACCCAGTCTGGTGGCAGGAGGAAACTGGGATGACAGGACTGGACTGCAAGGTATGGTATTGTGTGGACAGACAAGGGTTCCCCATGCCAACTGGAAGACTGACGTTTGGTGTGTAGTTGTATGCgtctgaaaaccaaaaaaacaaaactattattTACAACTAATTCaaagacttttttaaaaatgttgaattgaAGATggcaaatcaattaaaaatgtcttaatataaataaatagcgGCAAAGAAATGTCTTTGCAATCACCTCAAAGCAGTTATTACACACGCCTCATAGTCACAAGTAGCACAGTCGCTCTGTATGTTTGATCAGTGCATCTACGGCTCTGTTTGGCACACCCTGCTGTCATATGTACTCAACAGGAATTCCTCCTGCAGCGCTGATTGATGCGCCGTTTGATTGATTGCATCACTCACCAAGCGAATTAGGCCCTCCCCTGTGGACAGCTGACAGCACTCTTGCTTTGCTCGGGGCTTGTGATTAAGTCAAAGAATAGTTGGCTGTAGTGTTATACACACAGATGCAAAACGGCGCATGCACAGAGAGTACGCGCAAGTGAGCTCACTAGGAAATCGTTAGTGCGAGGGAACTACAAAGTTAGAGGAAGCACTTACATGCTGACACACAGCAACACCCGTCGAGGTTTGCTACTTATCTCACACACAACTTTTTGTTAATAATGTCAGCGATACTGAAGGTGGTTCGATATAATACTACTGAGTCTGAAAGACGGTGAAGGGCATTCCCCTTTATGTAGCATGCTATATTTGTGAACCACAACCCTTTGCATCACATGAAATGCCAATACCACATAATGTGTGGGCAGGTGAATTAAAATTAGCTCATGGACCTGCTTTTAGAAACATGCATGCCCAATAGACCAGTAGACATAGAGACAGTGGACACTTAAATCAAAAGCATAAACATAGAGAAACCTTAAAGccaaaatagaaaaatacattttagatgACAGTTCAAATGATTTAATGTCAACTTTACAGACTTTCTTAGAAAGAAAAGTACTGTTATAGCTATACATTCACATTCAGCATTACTGCCTCTCACTACCCACCTCTGTCTGGTTCATTCTGGGTACCTTCATTGTCTTCAAACACATAGCTGAAGTCAAACTCCTGCTCTTCATGCTGGAAACTCATTTCTGCCTCTGTCATTGCTCTCTTCTTTGGCATAAAACTCAGTGTGGCCCGGCTCAGTCCTCTCTGatgcttttctctctcttttctggTTTGAACAGATGATGATCCCTTGCTCACTCCACCCTTTGTGAAACTCCTCCTTGAGTCAGGCCTGACTGCTCTTGGTTTGAGctgcagctgattttttttttctgttactctTCTGAAAGTGTGTTTGATCTGTGCACTGTGCTGCAAGCGCACTTGACTCCCTCTAACACCCACTCAAACACATCAAGGCTTTCACTTTTACACACTACATGATCTTGAAACGCGGGTCTTCCGGGTTCACACGTGTGACATCTGCTGAGCGCATAAATCTATTTTGTTTATTCCTTTTAAAGGCACTAAAgtcattttttgtgtgtttgtgtatggaTGGGGGCGATCGAAAGAAATGTCCGAGGCACAAAGCAGTGCCTCACATTTGTTTGCAGCATGTTTCAAAGTGTTCTGACTATCACACAAATTACAGCGTTCTTTATATGCACAACAATTTTTCTCAATTGCGCTATCACgatcaaaacattttctccCCACAACTAAACGAGTGCGACTAAGGAGGAGCTTATTCACAGGGATTGTGGTCTAGGCTGGGCTCAGACTGACAGAATCTCACAGTGAGAGATATGTGGTCTATCACAGAAGTCGTCTGCAGCCCATGAAACTAAGAACTCTCGGGCCACTTTTTTTGTGCATGGCTGGCAAACTGCTTTGGCCAGACACCAAGAGGGTCTGTATTTGTGTGGACATCTGGATTTATCTGCGATAGCTTAGTGGCTCATAGTGCATAGTTGAATCTCTGTGTGGTTGCGCATAGCTCCTTGTCAAGTCGGCTACCCCACATCCCACAACGCACAGATCACAGCTCTCTGTCTTAGTTGCAAGCACAGAAACACGCACATGCCTGTTACCAATTATGAGGCTTAGGGCTCAGGGACTGAAATGAATAATAGGCCTGTACCCGTCTGTATGAAACCTCAAAGACTAAATGAGATTTCCAACATCCACAAAAAGCCAGTACCATCAGCACTGAAAATTAAGGCTAAACAGACTGTCAAGAGCTTCTGataaaatgaatcaaagtttgCTAATTTGAATGTGAAAAAGAAGTTCAAATTTGTGTGCCTTCCAGCTGCAAATAGGCACCACAGCACAGCACACCACATGTCAGATAAAAACTATAATACATGGACTgatatgttttatatattgatATTAACGTGgattttttaaagtaaacaaaatatattatcTATCAATTATGGGGAAGTGAATAAATTAATCAGGTAGAgaatgcaatatatatatatagaaaaacatcatgttctacaaaaaaagaatacagaTAATTTAGTGGAAAGCCAATGATATTTTTCCTGATTTTGCTGTGTAGTGTAGAAAGTTGAAAGgtaaaagtcaataaaaaaagaacatactTGCATTAAGAATTACATATTTTGCCCTACAACCTACGCAGGTACTAATACGTATAAGAAGTTTTGGACACTCAGCAGACcctaaagtatatatatatatatatatatatatatatatatatatatatatatatatatatatatatatatatatatatatatatatataaagtgtgGAAACATGTGGTGACGATAAAGAGATTCACTTCTGCAGCCAATGCAATTTGGAAACCTGATTTGAGCTGCAAATTAGGTTTGTTTGGTTTACCTGGTGCCAGTGATCCCCAACCAGACCCCGTCCCCCGTCTGAGCAATGTAAGCAGCAGCTTAGTTCGCTTATGTCTCAGGCCGGCTCGGTCTGACAGttctctctctgactctctctccCTCAAAAAGTTGAAAAGCAATATTATTTCAATGAGGCAAACCAGTACTACAACTtctgcataaaaatgtaaaaaaaaaaaaatctcaatcgTAAAGAATTTCTCAAAGAGGCTCTTCTTTTGTTCCCCCCACCTTCGATCTATTATTTCATTATCATAGCAATCAGAGTTTAGGAATCAGTTCCATCATTCTTTACTGCACAAGAAGAGGTGCACCTGCAAAGACAGCTGGGGACTGGTAAGGGTGTGCGTATAAAGGATGCATGCCCCGTTTCTGCACAATAGATCGTGTGATTCTTTTGTAGAGTTGAAGCAAAACACGTTTTGCGCTGATATTATAACGTTTTAGTCTCACCGTCCTtcaatatttctttctttcttttttccttttttctttttttttagttcacaAAAGCTGCAGTAACGGTATCGGTGACATATAAATATCATTACAATTGTCCACtttctttaaaagtacgttAAAGCTTTGGAATTTGCACATCAGTTTTCGCAGCATTTCATACTAAATTCAAtcattagaagaaaaaaaaaagtgcgaaGCTATATAAATTTTACCTTCGTCTGCAGACTTCATGTCGGCGGCGGTAGAGGCGAGAAGCTGGTGTCTCAGCTCCTGACCGGCTGCTGCTCCGGAGTTGAACTTGGCTTTGACGCACAGGCTGAAGGTGTCCTGCATTCAACAAGCGCGACGCGCAACTTCGTCCGGCTGCGCGGCGTGCAACAACGTAACCACCGATGATAGTGTTCAAGAACGCAGCACTGCCTTTACTTTATGCACCATTGGCCACAGTTCCTTCACAACTGGAGACAAAAGAATGAACTTTGAGGCACGAGCGGGATGAATAAAATGGATCGCAGGGGGAGTGGCAGCTTTTGGGGGGCAATGTTGAGGTGAGTTTGGATCGCTTCGGAGCGGTGAAGGTTGTTTTAGAAGTCTCCAGGGTTGGATGACGCAGCGCGGTTTGTCAGAGGAGCCGGCTCCGGTGCTTTTAAAGCTGGAAAACACCCTCCGTCCTCCCCGTCCGTGCGCCGCCCATCCACGGGATGACGCGGCCGGCTACTGCAACCTCCTGGAGCGCCCGATGATGTCTTCCACCCAGGGAACTCTTCgggggaggtgtgtgtgtgtgtgtgtgtgtgtgtgtgtgtgtgtgtgtgtgtgtgtgtgtgtgtgtgtgtgtgtgtgtgtgtgtgtgtgtgtgtgtgtgtgtgtgcgcgcgcgcgtgttGTCGAGAGAGAAAGTTACACCAGCATCATTTATGTCAACAGATGATCCGTCTGCGTTATGCTAGATAACCTTGGCGATTCAGTGTGCAGTAGCTCTACTGCCACAGATTTTTTACACGAGTAaatatttaattgaatacatgttttatataaaaaacgATTTCTAAAACAAAAGAGTGTGAACGTTTTCTTAAAATGCGAAGATAAATGATTAATTGTATAAATGCAAAAACTGTTATGAGGTCCATTGATGTCACTGATACATTCAGGGAAAACATTTAGTTCTATCAAATCGTTGGGGGACAGAAGATTGCACAAGTTTGACATATTGGAAAGGCGTGTAATTGGATTTAGTTTCTTTACAGGTCTGGATAAGTATCTGGATAAGTGTCTAaatccttttttccttcctcccttcctttttttcttatttccttttgtccttttttgtttcttcctttctttccattctccctaatttttttctttcctgggttctcactttttccttctttctaactttcctttcttttttccttttgttcttACCTTCCCTTCTTCCTTTATTGCTTTATCTgcctatttgttttttgtttttttattttcttctttgttcaCTTGCTTggtatgttgctttttttccttgtttctgGTTTTCCTTTGTTGCTTCCTTACTCTGATTTTTGCAGGTCTTATATTTAAACTCAGTTTtctgtaggaaaaaaaatcagctgtaAATTCATAGttcacatttaaatttaaagtcaaCAGAGAACTGGAAATGTGATgctgaaaaagtggatttggACATGATCAGGATATGTAAGGCTGTAAAAGATTTATTCATTTCAGAGTATTTTAAATGTCTTGGTGccaacaaatgtgtttgtggctGCCTTAAACCCCAACTTCTGCAAGTTATCTTTCACCAAGATGTTCTCTTACAATCACAGTTTTGTTAAAATGCTAATGGCCAATGAATAGATTGTAGTAAGCTGTCTTTCTAGATGTTTTGTATACACCTGTCTCAACAGTATCTTTACACACATAGCAACCCATCCTATGAACCCCTCAACATAATGCCAGATGCTGGCTTATGTTCCTTGTGTTGATAACAGCTTTGATGGTCTAGTTCTCTTGTTTGGCTGTATGGAACCCAccatctgttttttgtttttttgttttgttttttcttacagttagttaaaatataaattcaGTCTGCCACTGAACATTTTTCTATTCTAATTATGTCTTGTTCTACTCATGCCAAAAGAACATAGTGCCAGACATAATATAAGGCATTGTCCAGCTTCACTTTATACTGTGGATGTAGCAGTGAGCTGTTTTAAGTGACTGTAAAATAGTAATATACAATGTAGATGTAAAAAGACTCAAAGCCAGGATGGTGTGGTGTAGTGGTAGACCAAGCACTCATTTATCCGATGATGTAATTACTCTAAGCAGCCGCGCAGGAGTTGAATTTAAACCTTCGACAACTTTGTTGCTTATCTTCACCTTTACTGCAAAATTTACATCAGTGTTACATGGATGTAGAAACAATgacttaatattaatattagttGATTCCATGCCCTATTATGCAGGTGCTCTGTCTGCACCaatgaaaaaaatgcagttaaCTGGGCTTTCCAAATGAATGGAATGGTTCCCGACTGCAGGGGAACTGAACCTAGTTTCTGATTATTTTACCAAGTAAGCGACTGTGAACAGAGCGTCAAACATTCTTTCTGAGTTGACCTTTGGGTacgaaaaaaggagagaaaaaagatgGTGGCACCATTGAGAAAGGAATTGTGCAGTAGCACGTCAACCAACAACATAAATACAATATACACTGGACACAGAGTAATGTTTCAAAAAAGGCTGTTGATTGCTCCAACTTTTGCTCATGTGGAAAGTGTTTTTAGGCCTgcagaaacacaacaaagaAGAATCAGTGTAACATCAGCTTAAATATAAAGCAAAGGTGTAGGCGTATGTTAATTAAATACCCTAGATATCCTCACCTATTTCTAATTGATCTGAAAGATATGAGATATGAGTAGCAAATCAATAATGATAGAAACTATTGCTGAGCACTAAATACTAAAATGAAGAGTCAGCCTGCATTAAGAAATTTTGAAAGGTACATATTCAATGTATTTATAATACCTGCATAGGTTTTCAtgtgagatgtttttttaaaagcaagctAATACAGAGATTTTGACTGTCAACACGTCATCATTAGCTGCCATCATCCTAATTAACAATGGCTTTGACAAGCTACAATGACACTGACTTTGACTGCTGTCCAGGTTGCTTGAAAAAAAGGGAATCTCTTGAGTCTGAAATGTTTCTGGCAAGCTTGAGGATAATCACACATAATCAGAACCAGATTGACTTCTGGGGGAAGGCAAGCAGGCAGAGCTGTGGGGCAATGCTGCCTGCACAAGTAACGGGACGCAGTGTTTTCTTTGCCTACAGAAGCTCTTTGGCGTCAGCTGCGGCTTGGCCGATGAGCATGTGTGAGCTCAAAGATAAAAAAGCAGGATCACGTAGTTCAGGGGATGATTTATTCTAAAAGCCAGCGGTAGGAAAAAAGTAGCTGATGGGCACCAGCCAGCGGGATGGGGCTGCACAACTTGCTGAACAACTTTAAGCTTATCATGATGGGTTCTGTAATGCTGAGTAAAGCAACAGTAGCTACGTTGTGTCAACAGTTGCTGAGGCCCAGTTACAAAGAAGAGAACCACTGGGTATTTGACAGTGAAAAGGATTATTCTACAAGATGGATCAAaatcttatttattatttttgaagaGG is from Fundulus heteroclitus isolate FHET01 chromosome 3, MU-UCD_Fhet_4.1, whole genome shotgun sequence and encodes:
- the LOC105933382 gene encoding nuclear factor of activated T-cells, cytoplasmic 1 isoform X3, producing MQDTFSLCVKAKFNSGAAAGQELRHQLLASTAADMKSADEDAYNYTPNVSLPVGMGNPCLSTQYHTLQSSPVIPVSSCHQTGYIAQNDNHAASGYYLPQGLRRNGAPALESPRIEITAYSQYPEDEVEASSREEHIIKRGVNSIVTLTLPNVDVYRDPSCLSPASSISSRSCNSEASSYESGFYNYDNSPQNSPWQSPSVSPRASSLLSCPHAIGPAASPHHSPSNSPQIGAMAEEGWPAQPRGSRPNSPSCSGVSGGNGGGMGKRKYSFSGSSYHQTPCSPNQSPTPSSHGSPRVSVTDENWLANTNQYTNSAIVAAINALTTDGVVDMGEGIPIKTRKTMLDLSSSMSLKVEPGGEELGPEGDLRHEDYPSRLTLKKENYCGGFLDVPQHPYSWPKPKPYLGPSLPALDWQLPSCSGPYNLQIEVQPKSHHRAHYETEGSRGAVKALSGGHPVVQLYGYMESEPLTLQLFIGTADDRLLRPHAFYQVHRITGKTVSTASHEVIQSNTKILEIPLLPENNMRAIIDCAGILKLRNSDIELRKGETDIGRKNTRVRLVFRVHINQPNGRTVSLQAASNPIECSQRSAQELPLVEKQSVESYPATGGKMMLLGGLNFLPESKVVFVEKAQDGHHLWETEAKVDKDSVKSNTIVVEIPPYRNQRISSPVQVNFYVCNGKRKRSQYQRFTYMPANVNEIIRNDLSSISVHTHA